Proteins encoded by one window of Halichondria panicea chromosome 8, odHalPani1.1, whole genome shotgun sequence:
- the LOC135339668 gene encoding oxysterol-binding protein 1-like isoform X1: protein MADFGKENPEQLKGWLLKWTNYIKGYQRRWFVLSNGLLSYYRTQEEMAHTCRGTVNLAGAFIDPIDLTQFIVTNGPSQVYHLRALNEVEKQRWVTALELAKAKAIKNLESESDSGPDSEDEKRGGGSNENPLMALQDKLAELGTAHDIVVKSGRGLAKSIGELEESGGRGVGGKLSEQLALFKLTALGMLKAADEFVVQGRNTERRWSRALQHEHSIRVQLQENTEALAKQMTRMEDEARQQFQGATAQNGPHTTNSTSKPLPNSKTGSLKREGKQNAKKHVTVSGERQVLEMIDSPDDDDDQFFDAPEISDEDWVKAASSATPTPSTPRGHKRNISTTSVNEAHDLVANSPGEGVDKPPVSSDRRMSKIPEAPTSNFLLDVQPTLPQRRTAVPPKPSYRLNYWSIMKNCIGKDLSKIPMPVNFNEPLSMLQRMGEEMKYADILHRAANAQDTLEEMAYVGAFANSPYAATAGLRANKPFNPMLGETYECDRRAEMGWRCIFEQVSHHPPMFSEYCEGKDWTFWQEYTVSSKFRGKYLTVYPIGACHLVFHKTKSHYTWCKAVTTVHNIIVGKLWIDQSGEIKITNHTTREEGLLKFHAYSYFSREQQRKISGHVQDVDGNVRYVLKGYWDQQFDMAKVIGGEGKNLETEPCQTLWRVQEPEPGNEVMYGFAHFTSSLNELEPGIAPTDCRFRPDQRIMEEGDFPRADKEKLRLEEKQRAKRRKREALAAQAAKASARGDVEEAERLKEEATYKPVWFSKEYDPLTNTMMHVYKGGYWEAKQTGDWDKFNLPDLY from the exons ATGGCTGATTTTGGCAAAGAGAACCCGGAACAGCTCAAAGGATGGTTGCTCAAGTGGACCAACTATATCAAAGGCTACCAGCGGCGCTGGTTCGTGTTGTCCAATGGTCTCCTCTCCTATTACAG GACACAAGAGGAGATGGCACACACGTGTCGGGGCACGGTGAATCTTGCTGGAGCTTTCATAGACCCTATAGACTTGACACAATTTATTGTCACCAATGGCCCGTCGCAAGTGTACCACTTGAGAGCACTTAACGAAGTGGAAAAGCAGCGATGGGTCACAGCCCTGGAGCTCGCCAAAGCCAAGGCTATCAAGAATCTAGAGTCAG agaGTGATAGTGGACCAGACTCAGAGGACGAGAAGAGAGGTGGTGGGTCTAATGAGAACCCTCTAATGGCTCTACAAGACAAACTGGCTGAGTTGGGTACAGCCCACGACATCGTGGTCAAGAGTGGGCGTGGACTGGCCAAGAGCATCGGAGAGTTGGAGGAGAGTGGTGGGCGTGGCGTTGGAGGGAAGCTCTCTGAACAGCTAGCACTCTTCAAACTCACTGCCCTAGGAATGCTTAAA GCAGCAGATGAGTTTGTGGTTCAGGGCAGGAATACTGAGAGGAGGTGGTCCCGAGCTCTTCAACACGAGCACTCAATCAGAGTACAACTACAAGAGAATACGGAGGCATTAGCCAAACAAATGACACGTATGGAGGATGAGGCAAGACAGCAGTTTCAAGGAGCGACTGCACAAAATGGCCCGCATACAACAAACTCAACAAGTAAACCACTTCCTAATTCAAAGACTGGGTCTCTGAAACGAGAGGGTAAACAAAACGCAAAGAAGCACGTCACTGTTTCTGGAGAGCGGCAAGTTCTAGAGATGATCGATTCTccagatgatgatgatgaccaATTTTTTGATGCCCCTGAGATTTCAGATGAAGATTGGGTCAAGGCGGCAAGCTCTGCCACGCCCACTCCGAGTACTCCAAGAGGTCACAAGAGGAATATTAGTACCACGTCTGTGAACGAAGCTCATGATTTAGTCGCTAACTCCCCGGGAGAGGGCGTCGACAAACCTCCAGTCAGCTCAGACAGGAGGATGTCG AAGATTCCTGAAGCCCCCACGTCCAACTTTCTGCTGGATGTTCAACCCACCCTCCCCCAGAGGAGGACAGCTGTTCCTCCCAAACCCTCGTATCGGCTCAACTATTGGTCCATCATGAAGAATTGTATCGGCAAAGACCTCTCCAAGATACCCATGCCA GTCAACTTCAACGAGCCCCTGTCCATGCTTCAGAGGATgggtgaagagatgaagtatGCAGATATACTCCACAGGGCGGCAAATGCCCAGGACACACTGGAGGAAATGGCATACGTGGGTGCATTCGCAAACTCCCCCTATGCTGCCACTGCTGGTCTAAGAGCCAACAAACCATTCAACCCCATGCTTGGAGAAACCTACGAGTGTGACAGGAGAGCTGAGATGGGATGGAGATGCATATTTGAACAA GTGAGTCACCATCCACCCATGTTCTCTGAGTACTGTGAGGGAAAGGACTGGACATTCTGGCAAGAGTACACAGTGTCCTCCAAGTTCAGAGGCAAATATTTGACTGTCTACCCGATTGGAGCTTGCCATCTGGTGTTCCACAAGACCAAGAGTCACTACACTTGGTGCAAGGCGGTCACCACTGTGCATAACATCATTGTGGGGAAGCTGTGGATTGACCAG TCTGGAGAAATCAAGATAACTAATCACACCACAAGAGAAGAGGGGCTGCTCAAGTTCCATGCCTACAGTTACTTCTCCAGGGAACAACAGAGAAAG ATCTCTGGTCATGTACAAGATGTTGATGGTAACGTACGCTATGTATTGAAGGGCTACTGGGACCAACAGTTCGATATGGCTAAGGTGATAGGTGGAGAGGGGAAAAACCTGGAGACAGAGCCATGCCAGACACTGTGGAGAGTGCAGGAACCAGA ACCTGGGAATGAGGTAATGTATGGGTTTGCTCACTTCACATCCTCACTCAATGAACTTGAGCCGGGGATAGCCCCCACTGATTGTCGCTTTAGACCAGACCAGAGAATCATGGAGGAGGGGGACTTCCCTAGAGCAGACAAAGAAAAA CTTCGTCTTGAGGAGAAACAAAGAGCCAAGCGTCGGAAGAGAGAGGCACTAGCAGCTCAAGCAGCCAAAGCCTCAGCAAGAGGAGATGTTGAGGAGGCAGAGAGACTCAAAGAGGAGGCCACTTACAAGCCAGTGTGGTTCAGCAAAGAATACGACCCTCTCACCAACACGatgatgcatgtgtacaaagGAGGTTATTGGGAGGCCAAGCAAACTGGAGACTGGGACAAATTCAACTTACCCGACTTGTATTGA
- the LOC135339668 gene encoding oxysterol-binding protein 1-like isoform X2, with amino-acid sequence MADFGKENPEQLKGWLLKWTNYIKGYQRRWFVLSNGLLSYYRTQEEMAHTCRGTVNLAGAFIDPIDLTQFIVTNGPSQVYHLRALNEVEKQRWVTALELAKAKAIKNLESESDSGPDSEDEKRGGGSNENPLMALQDKLAELGTAHDIVVKSGRGLAKSIGELEESGGRGVGGKLSEQLALFKLTALGMLKAADEFVVQGRNTERRWSRALQHEHSIRVQLQENTEALAKQMTRMEDEARQQFQGATAQNGPHTTNSTSKPLPNSKTGSLKREGKQNAKKHVTVSGERQVLEMIDSPDDDDDQFFDAPEISDEDWVKAASSATPTPSTPRGHKRNISTTSVNEAHDLVANSPGEGVDKPPVSSDRRMSIPEAPTSNFLLDVQPTLPQRRTAVPPKPSYRLNYWSIMKNCIGKDLSKIPMPVNFNEPLSMLQRMGEEMKYADILHRAANAQDTLEEMAYVGAFANSPYAATAGLRANKPFNPMLGETYECDRRAEMGWRCIFEQVSHHPPMFSEYCEGKDWTFWQEYTVSSKFRGKYLTVYPIGACHLVFHKTKSHYTWCKAVTTVHNIIVGKLWIDQSGEIKITNHTTREEGLLKFHAYSYFSREQQRKISGHVQDVDGNVRYVLKGYWDQQFDMAKVIGGEGKNLETEPCQTLWRVQEPEPGNEVMYGFAHFTSSLNELEPGIAPTDCRFRPDQRIMEEGDFPRADKEKLRLEEKQRAKRRKREALAAQAAKASARGDVEEAERLKEEATYKPVWFSKEYDPLTNTMMHVYKGGYWEAKQTGDWDKFNLPDLY; translated from the exons ATGGCTGATTTTGGCAAAGAGAACCCGGAACAGCTCAAAGGATGGTTGCTCAAGTGGACCAACTATATCAAAGGCTACCAGCGGCGCTGGTTCGTGTTGTCCAATGGTCTCCTCTCCTATTACAG GACACAAGAGGAGATGGCACACACGTGTCGGGGCACGGTGAATCTTGCTGGAGCTTTCATAGACCCTATAGACTTGACACAATTTATTGTCACCAATGGCCCGTCGCAAGTGTACCACTTGAGAGCACTTAACGAAGTGGAAAAGCAGCGATGGGTCACAGCCCTGGAGCTCGCCAAAGCCAAGGCTATCAAGAATCTAGAGTCAG agaGTGATAGTGGACCAGACTCAGAGGACGAGAAGAGAGGTGGTGGGTCTAATGAGAACCCTCTAATGGCTCTACAAGACAAACTGGCTGAGTTGGGTACAGCCCACGACATCGTGGTCAAGAGTGGGCGTGGACTGGCCAAGAGCATCGGAGAGTTGGAGGAGAGTGGTGGGCGTGGCGTTGGAGGGAAGCTCTCTGAACAGCTAGCACTCTTCAAACTCACTGCCCTAGGAATGCTTAAA GCAGCAGATGAGTTTGTGGTTCAGGGCAGGAATACTGAGAGGAGGTGGTCCCGAGCTCTTCAACACGAGCACTCAATCAGAGTACAACTACAAGAGAATACGGAGGCATTAGCCAAACAAATGACACGTATGGAGGATGAGGCAAGACAGCAGTTTCAAGGAGCGACTGCACAAAATGGCCCGCATACAACAAACTCAACAAGTAAACCACTTCCTAATTCAAAGACTGGGTCTCTGAAACGAGAGGGTAAACAAAACGCAAAGAAGCACGTCACTGTTTCTGGAGAGCGGCAAGTTCTAGAGATGATCGATTCTccagatgatgatgatgaccaATTTTTTGATGCCCCTGAGATTTCAGATGAAGATTGGGTCAAGGCGGCAAGCTCTGCCACGCCCACTCCGAGTACTCCAAGAGGTCACAAGAGGAATATTAGTACCACGTCTGTGAACGAAGCTCATGATTTAGTCGCTAACTCCCCGGGAGAGGGCGTCGACAAACCTCCAGTCAGCTCAGACAGGAGGATGTCG ATTCCTGAAGCCCCCACGTCCAACTTTCTGCTGGATGTTCAACCCACCCTCCCCCAGAGGAGGACAGCTGTTCCTCCCAAACCCTCGTATCGGCTCAACTATTGGTCCATCATGAAGAATTGTATCGGCAAAGACCTCTCCAAGATACCCATGCCA GTCAACTTCAACGAGCCCCTGTCCATGCTTCAGAGGATgggtgaagagatgaagtatGCAGATATACTCCACAGGGCGGCAAATGCCCAGGACACACTGGAGGAAATGGCATACGTGGGTGCATTCGCAAACTCCCCCTATGCTGCCACTGCTGGTCTAAGAGCCAACAAACCATTCAACCCCATGCTTGGAGAAACCTACGAGTGTGACAGGAGAGCTGAGATGGGATGGAGATGCATATTTGAACAA GTGAGTCACCATCCACCCATGTTCTCTGAGTACTGTGAGGGAAAGGACTGGACATTCTGGCAAGAGTACACAGTGTCCTCCAAGTTCAGAGGCAAATATTTGACTGTCTACCCGATTGGAGCTTGCCATCTGGTGTTCCACAAGACCAAGAGTCACTACACTTGGTGCAAGGCGGTCACCACTGTGCATAACATCATTGTGGGGAAGCTGTGGATTGACCAG TCTGGAGAAATCAAGATAACTAATCACACCACAAGAGAAGAGGGGCTGCTCAAGTTCCATGCCTACAGTTACTTCTCCAGGGAACAACAGAGAAAG ATCTCTGGTCATGTACAAGATGTTGATGGTAACGTACGCTATGTATTGAAGGGCTACTGGGACCAACAGTTCGATATGGCTAAGGTGATAGGTGGAGAGGGGAAAAACCTGGAGACAGAGCCATGCCAGACACTGTGGAGAGTGCAGGAACCAGA ACCTGGGAATGAGGTAATGTATGGGTTTGCTCACTTCACATCCTCACTCAATGAACTTGAGCCGGGGATAGCCCCCACTGATTGTCGCTTTAGACCAGACCAGAGAATCATGGAGGAGGGGGACTTCCCTAGAGCAGACAAAGAAAAA CTTCGTCTTGAGGAGAAACAAAGAGCCAAGCGTCGGAAGAGAGAGGCACTAGCAGCTCAAGCAGCCAAAGCCTCAGCAAGAGGAGATGTTGAGGAGGCAGAGAGACTCAAAGAGGAGGCCACTTACAAGCCAGTGTGGTTCAGCAAAGAATACGACCCTCTCACCAACACGatgatgcatgtgtacaaagGAGGTTATTGGGAGGCCAAGCAAACTGGAGACTGGGACAAATTCAACTTACCCGACTTGTATTGA
- the LOC135339824 gene encoding ribonuclease P/MRP protein subunit POP5-like, with amino-acid sequence MVRYKNRYLLLEVKFPSIEDGNKALKSVTPRSLASLFKDVMAAIHGDYGLACVLHSINVKYLNVLTRVVILRCPRDHHKAVWAAVATITQLEKTPCAFRLLHLAGTIRSCQRQLVNHNRTQLREMIRSAPNPMEKRKLQEKVDSILMKDSIQLRV; translated from the exons ATGGTCAGGTATAAGAACAG ATATCTACTCCTAGAGGTGAAGTTTCCGTCTATCGAGGACGGTAACAAAGCTCTCAAATCTGTCACCCCAAGATCACTAGCCTCGTTGTTCAAAGATGTGATGGCTGCAATACATGGCGACTACGGTCTAGCATGTGTCCTACATTCTATTAATG TCAAATACTTGAATGTCCTAACCAGAGTGGTAATTCTTCGTTGCCCGAGAGACCACCACAAGGCTGTTTGGGCCGCTGTGGCCACCATTACACAATTGGAGAAGACACCCTGTGCTTTCAGGCTACTGCATCTAGCCGGAACCATTAGATCCTGTCAAAGACAACTGGTCAATCACAATCGAACTCAGCTCAGAGAAATGATCAGATCTGCCCCTAATCCCA TGGAGAAACGAAAATTACAAGAGAAAGTGGACTCAATATTAATGAAAGATTCTATTCAGCTTAGAGTTTGA
- the LOC135339792 gene encoding ribosome maturation protein SBDS-like has product MSIFTPTNQIRLTNVAIVRMKRAGKRFEIACYKNKVMSWRNKTERDIDEVLQTHTVFTNVSKGQVAKKEDVVRAFGTDNDTDVCIQILAKGELQVSEKERHSHLESSFRDVATIVTDMCVNPDTKRPYTVGVVERAMKDIHYSVKPHKSTKQQALEVIRLLKPTMSIERAKMRLKVALPAREARKVREKIGSMITTEQEEWDGGDLEIVCLIDPGCYREIDEMVRRETKGQGSVEVLSLKDIEEGDEQIQ; this is encoded by the exons ATGTCCATCTTTACCCCCACCAATCAAATACGGCTCACCAATGTGGCCATAGTTCGCATGAAGAGAGCAGGGAAACGATTTGAGATTGCCTGCTACAAGAATAAAGTCATGTCATGGAGAAATAAAAC ggaGAGGGACATTGACGAGGTGCTGCAAACACACACTGTGTTCACTAACGTCTCTAAAGGTCAAGTGGCGAAGAAGGAGGACGTTGTGAGAGCATTCGGGACAGACAACGACACTGACGTCTGTATACAG ATCTTGGCCAAGGGAGAGCTACAGGTGTCAGAGAAAGAGAGACACTCGCACTTAGAGTCTTCATTCCGGGATGTTGCCACAATCGTGACGGACATGTGTGTGAACCCCGACACCAAACGGCCGTacacagtgggtgtggtcgaACGAGCCATGAAGGATATACACTACTCTGTGAAGCCACACAAAAGCACCAAACAGCAAGCTCTGGAGGTCATACGGCTTCTCAAGCCGACCATGTCCATTGAGCGAGCCAAGATGAGGTTAAAGGTCGCTCTGCCAGCTAGGGAGGCAAGAAAGGTTCGAGAGAAGATTGGTTCGATGATAACCACTGAGCAGGAGGAGTGGGATGGAGGAGACCTGGAGATT gtgtGTCTAATTGACCCTGGCTGTTATCGTGAGATTGACGAGATGGTTAGGAGGGAAACTAAAGGTCAAGGGTCAGTGGAAGTACTGAGTTTAAAGGACATTGAAGAAGGCGATGAACAGATACAATAA